The Corynebacterium vitaeruminis DSM 20294 genome window below encodes:
- the nusG gene encoding transcription termination/antitermination protein NusG produces the protein MSDASFADAFEEETEGGSIADAFDEAVEATISADASEDAGAGAPEAPAEGEEAQSVEAAAAALGDTAEAGEEAPAEAAEEAEPDAEYKARLRNYIRELKKLPGQWYIIQCYSGYENKVKTNLDMRAQTLEVEDSIFDVVVPIEQVEEIRDGKRKIVKRKLLPGYVLVRMDINDRAWSVVRDTPGVTSFVGNEGNATPVKHRDVAKFLMPQETVSGDAETAATTAEGEKVVAMPTTAAKPAVAVDYEVGEAVTILSGALAGVSATISEIDAENSKIRALVSIFGRETPMELTFDQIEKIS, from the coding sequence ATGAGTGACGCATCCTTCGCCGATGCCTTCGAAGAGGAAACTGAGGGCGGCTCCATCGCTGACGCCTTCGACGAGGCCGTAGAGGCTACGATTTCCGCGGATGCTTCCGAGGATGCGGGCGCCGGTGCTCCCGAGGCCCCGGCCGAGGGCGAGGAGGCGCAGTCCGTCGAGGCCGCCGCCGCAGCGCTCGGTGACACCGCCGAGGCGGGCGAGGAAGCCCCCGCGGAGGCCGCCGAGGAGGCCGAGCCGGACGCCGAGTACAAGGCGCGCCTGCGCAACTACATCCGCGAGCTGAAGAAGCTGCCGGGCCAGTGGTACATCATCCAGTGCTACTCGGGCTACGAGAACAAGGTGAAGACCAACCTGGACATGCGCGCCCAGACCCTCGAGGTGGAGGACTCCATCTTCGACGTCGTCGTCCCGATCGAGCAGGTCGAGGAGATCCGCGACGGCAAGCGCAAGATCGTCAAGCGCAAGCTGCTGCCGGGCTACGTGCTGGTCCGCATGGACATCAATGACCGCGCCTGGTCCGTCGTCCGCGACACCCCGGGTGTGACCAGCTTCGTGGGCAACGAGGGCAACGCGACCCCGGTCAAGCACCGCGACGTGGCCAAGTTCCTCATGCCGCAGGAGACCGTCTCCGGCGACGCAGAGACCGCGGCCACCACTGCCGAGGGCGAGAAGGTCGTGGCCATGCCCACCACCGCCGCCAAGCCCGCGGTCGCCGTCGACTACGAGGTGGGCGAGGCCGTCACCATTCTCTCCGGCGCGCTCGCCGGTGTGTCCGCCACCATCTCCGAGATCGACGCCGAGAACTCCAAGATCCGCGCGCTCGTGTCTATCTTCGGCCGCGAGACCCCGATGGAGCTCACCTTCGACCAGATCGAGAAGATCTCCTAA
- the rplK gene encoding 50S ribosomal protein L11, producing MAPKKKKVTGFIKLQIEAGAANPAPPVGPALGAHGVNIMEFCKAYNAATEGQRGNVIPVEITVYEDRSFDFKLKTPPAAKLLLKAAGIQKGSGVPHTQKVGTVTLDQVKEIAQTKMEDLNANDIDNAARIIAGTARSMGIVVEG from the coding sequence ATGGCTCCCAAGAAGAAGAAGGTCACCGGCTTCATCAAGCTGCAGATCGAGGCTGGCGCCGCTAACCCGGCTCCTCCGGTCGGTCCGGCCCTTGGTGCCCACGGCGTCAACATCATGGAGTTCTGTAAGGCGTACAACGCCGCTACGGAAGGCCAGCGTGGCAACGTGATCCCGGTTGAGATCACCGTCTACGAGGACCGCTCCTTCGACTTCAAGCTGAAGACCCCGCCGGCTGCCAAGCTGCTGCTGAAGGCCGCTGGCATCCAGAAGGGCTCCGGCGTTCCGCACACCCAGAAGGTCGGCACCGTCACCCTTGACCAGGTCAAGGAGATTGCCCAGACCAAGATGGAAGACCTCAACGCCAACGACATCGACAACGCTGCCCGCATCATCGCCGGCACCGCCCGCTCCATGGGCATCGTCGTCGAGGGCTAA
- the rplA gene encoding 50S ribosomal protein L1 codes for MSKNSKTYKANAELVDKTRLYSPLAAAELVKKTSSKNHDATVDVAIRLGVDPRKADQLVRGTVSLPNGTGKTVRVAVFAEGEKATEAEAAGADIVGTAELIEQITAGTIDFDVAIATPDQMAKVGRVARVLGPRGLMPNPKTGTVTTDVAKAITEVKGGKISFRVDKASNLHAIIGKASFDAKALAENYGALLDEINRLKPSSSKGIYVKKVTMTSTFGPGVPVDASVQKNYTEA; via the coding sequence ATGAGCAAGAACTCCAAGACTTACAAGGCTAACGCCGAGCTGGTCGACAAGACCCGCCTCTACAGCCCGCTGGCCGCCGCTGAGCTGGTCAAGAAGACCTCCTCCAAGAACCACGACGCCACCGTCGACGTTGCCATCCGCCTGGGCGTTGACCCGCGCAAGGCCGACCAGCTGGTCCGCGGCACCGTCTCCCTGCCGAACGGCACCGGTAAGACCGTCCGCGTCGCCGTCTTCGCCGAGGGCGAGAAGGCCACCGAGGCCGAGGCAGCTGGCGCTGACATCGTCGGCACCGCCGAGCTGATCGAGCAGATCACCGCTGGCACCATCGACTTCGACGTCGCCATCGCCACCCCGGATCAGATGGCCAAGGTCGGTCGCGTGGCCCGCGTCCTCGGCCCGCGTGGCCTCATGCCTAACCCGAAGACCGGCACCGTCACCACCGACGTTGCCAAGGCCATCACCGAGGTCAAGGGCGGCAAGATCTCCTTCCGCGTGGACAAGGCTTCCAACCTGCACGCCATCATCGGCAAGGCTTCCTTCGACGCCAAGGCACTGGCTGAGAACTACGGCGCTCTCCTCGACGAGATCAACCGCCTGAAGCCGTCCTCCTCCAAGGGCATCTACGTCAAGAAGGTCACCATGACCTCCACCTTCGGCCCGGGCGTCCCGGTCGACGCTTCCGTGCAGAAGAACTACACCGAGGCATAA
- a CDS encoding aldo/keto reductase, with the protein MGSLTRKAETQEGFDSGVELLRHALGRGVTFYDTAQFYGNGRANELLRAAFADRREDVCLASKVGARPLVGGPVPMTAAQRPAELRQAVEENLEAFGTDYLDLVYMRRMDMLPGLVIDDPEQTVALEEQLEALAAMREEGLIKAIGLSHVDSAQLATALPYGIAAISNIYNLLDRKWEDMFAVAEEHGIAWSPYFPLGGGGFAGLPKVTELPGVVELAGELGATPNQVGLAWLLAHSPQSLAIAGTSSIGHLDENIDAGALELSAGQIAALEEAAAAA; encoded by the coding sequence ATGGGAAGCCTCACCCGCAAGGCCGAGACGCAGGAGGGCTTCGACTCCGGCGTCGAGCTCCTTAGGCACGCGCTCGGGCGCGGCGTCACCTTCTACGACACCGCCCAGTTCTACGGCAACGGCCGCGCCAACGAGCTGCTGCGCGCCGCCTTCGCCGACCGGCGCGAGGACGTGTGCCTGGCCAGCAAGGTCGGCGCGCGCCCGCTGGTCGGCGGCCCCGTGCCGATGACCGCGGCGCAGAGGCCCGCCGAGCTGCGCCAGGCGGTGGAGGAGAACCTCGAGGCTTTCGGCACCGACTACCTCGACCTCGTCTACATGCGGCGGATGGACATGCTGCCCGGGCTCGTCATCGACGACCCGGAGCAGACGGTCGCGCTGGAGGAGCAGCTCGAGGCGCTCGCCGCCATGCGCGAGGAGGGGCTCATCAAGGCGATCGGGCTCAGCCACGTCGACTCCGCGCAGCTGGCCACGGCCCTGCCGTACGGCATCGCCGCGATCTCCAACATCTACAACCTGCTGGATCGGAAGTGGGAGGACATGTTCGCCGTCGCGGAGGAGCACGGCATCGCGTGGTCGCCATACTTCCCGCTGGGAGGCGGCGGATTCGCGGGCCTGCCCAAGGTCACCGAGCTCCCCGGCGTCGTGGAACTCGCGGGCGAGCTGGGCGCGACCCCGAACCAGGTGGGGCTGGCCTGGCTGCTCGCGCACAGCCCGCAGTCGCTGGCCATCGCTGGCACCTCGAGCATCGGCCACCTAGACGAGAACATCGACGCCGGTGCGCTCGAGCTCAGCGCCGGGCAGATCGCCGCCCTCGAGGAGGCAGCGGCGGCCGCCTAG
- the rplJ gene encoding 50S ribosomal protein L10, producing the protein MANPKNTASLAELKTRFAEANALVLTEYRGLTVAQTTELRRALGADVQYSVAKNTLLKLAAKEAGFEGLDDLLTGPTAVAFIKGEAVDAAKAMKKFASDNKALVVKGGYMDGNALTPAQVDAIAELDNRETTLAKLAGAMKGNLAKAAGLFNAPASQVARLAAALQEKKEA; encoded by the coding sequence ATGGCAAACCCGAAGAACACTGCTTCTCTCGCAGAGCTGAAGACTCGTTTCGCAGAGGCTAACGCCCTCGTGCTGACCGAGTACCGCGGCCTGACCGTGGCACAGACCACCGAGCTGCGTCGTGCTCTTGGCGCTGACGTCCAGTACTCCGTCGCCAAGAACACCCTTCTGAAGCTTGCTGCAAAGGAAGCTGGCTTCGAGGGCCTTGATGATCTCCTTACCGGCCCGACCGCTGTCGCCTTCATCAAGGGCGAGGCTGTCGACGCTGCGAAGGCGATGAAGAAGTTCGCTTCTGACAACAAGGCTTTAGTCGTCAAGGGTGGCTACATGGATGGCAACGCCCTGACCCCCGCTCAGGTCGACGCCATCGCCGAGCTGGACAACCGCGAGACCACTCTCGCAAAGCTGGCTGGCGCCATGAAGGGCAACTTGGCAAAGGCCGCAGGCCTGTTCAACGCTCCTGCTTCCCAGGTCGCTCGCCTCGCGGCAGCGCTCCAGGAGAAGAAGGAAGCTTAA
- the rplL gene encoding 50S ribosomal protein L7/L12 encodes MAKLTKDELIEAFKEMTLIELSEFVKEFEEVFEVTAAAPVAVAAAGVAGGEAAAAEEKDEFDVVLEDAGAKKIGVIKAVREIVSGLGLKEAKELVESAPKAILEGANKDDAEAAKAKLEEAGAKVTLK; translated from the coding sequence ATGGCTAAGCTCACCAAGGACGAGCTCATTGAGGCTTTCAAGGAGATGACCCTGATCGAGCTCTCCGAGTTCGTGAAGGAGTTCGAGGAGGTCTTCGAGGTCACCGCTGCTGCTCCGGTTGCCGTTGCTGCTGCAGGCGTTGCTGGCGGCGAGGCTGCTGCCGCTGAGGAGAAGGACGAGTTCGACGTCGTCCTCGAGGACGCAGGCGCCAAGAAGATCGGCGTGATCAAGGCTGTCCGCGAGATCGTCTCCGGCCTGGGCCTGAAGGAGGCTAAGGAGCTGGTCGAGTCCGCTCCGAAGGCTATCCTCGAGGGTGCTAACAAGGACGACGCTGAGGCTGCTAAGGCTAAGCTCGAGGAGGCTGGCGCAAAGGTTACCCTCAAGTAA
- a CDS encoding MFS transporter: MNLIGKSQVSAIRRFGSLGLEAKLLLSTQLLFNVGFYLVVPFLAAYMTEDLALGGALVGFIIGLRTFSQQGMFFVGGALADRFGIKPVLLTGIVIRILGFLATGLMTSVAGFMLGVVLIGFGAALFSPAVESRLAQLERAERGDLSRPELFSLDTLFLNIGSLLGPVLGALLIPFGFRLVSLLGAGIFGCIFLGHAFLVRGGEVKRAESLTAGMSSVVRNRMFIAFALTSCMGQVAYHMQYQAIPVELQRTGLPELVMGWIFAGISVYFVTAQMSINAWAERRPVREALAVGFGVQAIGFVIMAVAAVCPPLPGAWALLPIAVWLLIMHFGQMVSYPSSKDLVGIIAGEKNLGTYFGVYNSFGGFAVMVVSIGVGRVFDFATVTNPWAFLPWACLAALLAAAAMGVARVAGAVESRRVAGPAPKARRESAHL, from the coding sequence GTGAACCTCATCGGCAAGTCCCAAGTCAGCGCCATCCGCCGGTTCGGTTCACTGGGGCTCGAGGCGAAGCTGCTCTTATCTACCCAGCTCCTGTTCAACGTGGGTTTTTACCTCGTCGTGCCGTTCCTCGCCGCCTACATGACCGAGGATCTGGCGCTCGGCGGGGCGCTGGTGGGATTCATCATCGGCCTGCGCACGTTCAGCCAGCAGGGCATGTTCTTCGTCGGAGGCGCGCTCGCCGACCGCTTCGGGATTAAGCCCGTCCTGCTCACCGGCATCGTCATCCGCATCCTAGGCTTCCTCGCCACGGGCCTCATGACCTCGGTGGCCGGGTTCATGCTGGGCGTGGTCCTCATCGGCTTCGGCGCGGCGCTGTTTTCTCCCGCGGTGGAGTCGCGGCTGGCGCAGCTCGAACGGGCGGAGCGGGGGGACCTGAGCCGGCCGGAGCTGTTTAGCCTAGACACGCTCTTCCTCAACATCGGCTCGCTCTTGGGGCCGGTGCTCGGCGCCTTACTCATTCCCTTTGGGTTCCGGCTGGTCAGCCTCCTGGGCGCGGGCATCTTTGGCTGTATCTTCCTAGGCCACGCGTTCCTCGTGCGCGGGGGAGAGGTCAAGCGCGCGGAGTCGCTCACGGCTGGCATGTCTTCGGTGGTCCGCAACCGCATGTTCATCGCCTTCGCCCTGACCAGCTGCATGGGCCAGGTCGCCTACCACATGCAGTACCAAGCGATCCCGGTCGAGCTCCAGCGCACCGGCCTGCCGGAGCTGGTCATGGGCTGGATCTTCGCGGGGATCAGCGTCTACTTCGTCACCGCGCAGATGTCCATAAACGCCTGGGCCGAGCGCCGCCCGGTGCGGGAGGCCCTCGCGGTGGGCTTCGGGGTGCAGGCTATTGGGTTCGTGATCATGGCCGTGGCGGCGGTGTGCCCCCCGCTGCCGGGCGCGTGGGCGCTTTTGCCCATCGCGGTGTGGCTGCTCATCATGCATTTCGGGCAGATGGTGTCCTACCCGTCTTCCAAGGATCTCGTGGGCATCATCGCGGGGGAAAAGAACCTGGGTACCTACTTCGGCGTCTACAACTCCTTCGGCGGGTTCGCGGTCATGGTGGTCTCGATCGGGGTGGGGCGGGTTTTCGACTTCGCCACCGTGACCAACCCGTGGGCCTTCCTGCCGTGGGCGTGCCTGGCCGCGCTGCTGGCCGCCGCGGCGATGGGGGTCGCGCGGGTCGCGGGCGCGGTGGAGTCCCGCCGCGTGGCGGGTCCCGCTCCGAAGGCCCGGCGGGAAT